The Sesamum indicum cultivar Zhongzhi No. 13 linkage group LG1, S_indicum_v1.0, whole genome shotgun sequence genome includes a window with the following:
- the LOC105156858 gene encoding uncharacterized protein LOC105156858 gives MVRERPSISNIVLVATVDPQCIWKEEIMNYLKEGILPDDPVKARRTRFKAPRFTLIESQLYKRTIDGSLLKCLDEDQANYVLKEIHEGSCGNHSGARSLAQKIMRQGYSWTILLKDAKEFIHKCENYQRYASQIHAPAEPMKPVQIVCPFD, from the coding sequence ATGGTTAGAGAACGACCATCGATCTCGAATATTGTGTTAGTCGCTACAGTAGATCCACAATGCATAtggaaagaagaaataatgaattatttgaaGGAGGGGATCCTACCAGATGACCCTGTGAAAGCACGAAGAACAAGGTTCAAAGCTCCGAGATTTACTCTGATCGAATCCCAATTGTACAAAAGGACGATAGATGGCTCCCTGCTGAAATGTTTAGATGAAGATCAAGCTAATTATGTTCTTAAAGAAATTCATGAGGGAAGCTGTGGCAACCATTCAGGGGCGAGGTCGCTCGCACAGAAGATAATGAGACAAGGGTACTCCTGGACAATACTACTGAAGGATGCCAAGGAGTTCATTCATAAGTGTGAAAATTACCAAAGATATGCTTCCCAGATACATGCGCCCGCGGAACCAATGAAGCCAGTTCAGATCGTCTGCCCATTCGACTAG
- the LOC105156873 gene encoding uncharacterized protein LOC105156873: protein MPDLPKYDGTKDPQEHVAAFDLVMNLYGQSGPINAKLFVTTLTEKAQEWFTSLPPDSIESHEQLMQNFTFHFASKRKQKRSATHLFTIRQRKNKTLKSFMWRFNNETLEVQDLRIDMMISILIHGLKKEAFASALARDPPADVDQLMALAQKYIDEEEMNAMKDEEWSVAADRRGDRDRVDKEGDRRTKPEKIREPAYQPKYQRLLETWRGKKYDEADREVGTVGEIGKEKGGNKERENAPVKGIIHTIAGGSAEHSKRSTKRWERESRSNKRKQIMNVAAEQEIVLGDRDAEERVRVDNDPMVIRMDIANYTIHKVLVDNESSANIILKEVLRKMGLENAILQLVRTPLVGFGGSEVESLGTIDLPISIGETRT from the exons ATGCCCGACCTTCCCAAATACGACGGGACTAAGGATCCGCAAGAACATGTGGCGGCGTTTGATCTAGTAATGAATTTATACGGACAATCTGGGCCCATTAACGCTAAACTTTTTGTTACTACTCTTACAGAAAAAGCCCAAGAGTGGTTTACTAGTCTACCGCCCGACAGTATAGAGTCACACGAGCAGCTCatgcaaaatttcactttccATTTCGCGAGCAAGAGGAAGCAGAAACGATCTGCCACTCACCTCTTCACAATAAGGCAGAGAAAGAACAAGACTTTAAAAAGCTTCATGTGGCGATTCAACAACGAAACACTGGAGGTACAAGACCTGCGAATCGATATGATGATTAGCATCCTAATCCATGGGCTGAAAAAAGAGGCATTCGCATCAGCACTAGCAAGGGACCCTCCAGCAGATGTAGACCAGCTAATGGCATTAGCACAAAAATATATCgatgaagaagagatgaacgCGATGAAAGACGAAGAATGGAGTGTCGCAGCGGATCGTAGGGGAGACAGAGATCGTGTTGATAAGGAAGGTGATCGCAGGACAAAGCCCGAGAAAATAAGAGAACCAGCTTACCAACCCAAGTACCAAAG GTTACTCGAAACATGGAGAGGAAAGAAATACGACGAAGCAGATCGAGAAGTAGGGACAGTAGGCGAGATTGGCAAGGAGAAAGGAGGGAACAAGGAACGAGAGAATGCGCCTGTGAAAGGCATCATACATACAATAGCAGGAGGATCGGCTGAGCATTCGAAGAGATCGACGAAAAGATGGGAAAGAGAGAGCAGAtcgaataaaagaaaacaaataatgaATGTTGCTGCAGAGCAGGAGATCGTGTTGGGAGATCGAGATGCTGAGGAGAGAGTCAGAGTAGATAACGACCCCATGGTGATAAGAATGGACATTGCCAACTACACTATTCACAAAGTACTAGTTGACAATGAGAGCTCTGCCAATATCATCCTTAAAGAGGTGTTGAGGAAGATGGGATTAGAGAACGCTATATTACAACTAGTGAGGACCCCGTTAGTTGGCTTCGGAGGAAGTGAGGTCGAATCCCTCGGCACGATCGACCTACCCATTTCTATTGGGGAGACCCGGACTTAA